ACCAGCCCATCTAAGTCCcgccctccctctcctccatgtggcctctctcttctctgaccGCGcctcccgcctgtcaatcaaactcctctcagccaatcaggagcTTTTGTCCTTTCGACTCGCGCCCCATACGTCCGCCGGCGAGCCAGAGCTTCCATCCAACATGTCGGCAGCGTTCCCCATGTGTGTGCGGGCCAGCCGGGGCCTCCTGGGGGGCACCCGGGGCCTCCTGCGGCTCCACGGCGGGGCGGTGGTGGATCCGGTCCGGACGCTCTCCACGGAGAAGCCGCCGGCCGGGGCGGGAGGTGCGACGGGAGGGCTGGCTCAGGCGATCCTCCAGGAGaggctccagcagcagcagcagagccaggTGAGGAAGCTAGCTATCTGAGGGGCGCTTCATATATGTACCTGTACGGGGcggagagcgaggacagagggGCTCAAGCTAACCCCGCCCGCCTGAGGTGTCCCTCTGAATCAAATCGAGCTCACTCCTCTGACATTTGGGCTAAAAGCTAAAAAATGTCACCTTAAACTGTAACACAGGGGGTTTAATGATTATTAAGCACGTGACAGTTGTTCCAAACATCAAGTTAAGACATGTGACATGTCCCTCACAGGCTGCCGTAGTTCCTCCCTCAGTGTgctgaatgaatgagattaaagGTAGCTAACAGGTTAGCTAGTTACAtgaaggttgtgtgtgtgtccctgtgtctcccctcaaacacacacacactcttaacaGCTGCTTTCTGAGTCATTCTCCAATAttagtgtgttcatgtgtgtgtgagctggctAGCTGTAGCTACCTGTGACAGCTAGCTCAGTTAGCCTCAGTGTGCTGAATGAATGATATTAAAGGTAGCTACCAGGTaagctagctaatgttagcttaaatGTTACAtgaaggttgtgtgtgtgtttgaggggagacacagcgacacacacacacacacacacacacttaacagCTGCTTTCTGAGTCATTCTCCAACAttagtgtgttcatgtgtgtgtgagctggctAGCTGTAGCTACCTGTGACAGCTAGCTCAGTTAGCCTCAGTGTGCTGTCACCTGTACCTGCTCCCTGTAGGGTCCAGGTTCCAGCCTGGTTCtggtctctcactctctccagaCTCTGTGTTCTATCTGTGAGGGGTTTTTAGATAAACTGTGTTAACGGCCAAGGTTTGTTTGGTTTGAAGGTCAGTTaagacccccctcctcctcctcctcttcctccccggGCTCAGTCAGACCCCCCTCCTCTCAGGACTGAGgcaaacacaggtgagacaggcAGGCTGCTTTAGCTGCTGAACATGTTTTAAGGTAAACTGCTGTCACTTCCCTTAAGGCAGAAACATGTGATAAGATCACTAGCTCTCATTTCTCTAACTGGTATT
The window above is part of the Notolabrus celidotus isolate fNotCel1 unplaced genomic scaffold, fNotCel1.pri scaffold_281_arrow_ctg1, whole genome shotgun sequence genome. Proteins encoded here:
- the LOC117809432 gene encoding mitochondrial import inner membrane translocase subunit TIM50-like, with the protein product MAVLCRNRRSDSLSLLIGPAHLSPALPLLHVASLFSDRASRLSIKLLSANQELLSFRLAPHTSAGEPELPSNMSAAFPMCVRASRGLLGGTRGLLRLHGGAVVDPVRTLSTEKPPAGAGGATGGLAQAILQERLQQQQQSQGQPPPDGGEGEKEGEQKDDKKQKENTAYAKKMVLRLAGLMGVGGAVGMVYIFGTNSADEQGNPVSLILTHTHTHT